One Neoarius graeffei isolate fNeoGra1 chromosome 16, fNeoGra1.pri, whole genome shotgun sequence DNA segment encodes these proteins:
- the LOC132901006 gene encoding uncharacterized protein LOC132901006 — protein sequence MDGPNVNWKFLEMMQDQQKDQFSKQLLVVGNCGLHTMHNAFKACFSAWSLEKVLSSMYRLFKDAPARREDYMTVNGLTTGADSNFPLKFCGHRWLENEPVLTRALEVWDRVIKYVEAVVAKKVSHPNNTSFDVLLNARKDKLIKAKFQFFLAVSMAVTPFLTKYQSDQPLLPFLVIDLKKLLKGLLRRFIKKEQLAIHDSAEKLVKIKVSDKDITCITVMWMLALLQMQP from the exons ATGGATGGCCCCAATGTAAACTGGAAGTTTTTAGAAATGATGCAAGACCAGCAAAAAGATCAATTCAGCAAACAGTTGTTAGTGGTTGGCAACTGTGGACTCCATACCATGCACAATGCATTCAAGG CTTGTTTCAGTGCATGGTCATTGGAGAAGGTGCTAAGTAGTATGTATAGACTATTCAAAGATGCACCTGCAAGACGGGAAGATTACATGACTGTTAATGGTCTTACAACTGGGGCAGATTCAAACTTTCCACTTAAGTTTTGTGGCCACAGATGGTTAGAAAATGAGCCGGTCCTCACAAGAGCACTTGAAGTTTGGGACAGAGTTATCAAGTATGTAGAGGCAGTTGTTGCTAAGAAAGTATCTCATCCAAACAACACTTCATTTGATGTTCTCCTCAATGCAAGAAAAGACAAGCTCATAAAGGCTAAATTCCAGTTCTTCTTGGCTGTGTCAATGGCAGTGACTCCATTCCTGACCAAGTACCAGTCTGATCAACCTCTCCTTCCTTTCCTGGTCATAGATTTGAAGAAATTGCTGAAG GGTTTGCTCAGGAGGTTTATCAAGAAAGAACAGCTTGCAATCCACGACTCTGCTGAAAAATTGGTGAAAATCAAAGTCTCGGACAAGGATATCACCTGCATCACAGTCATGTGGATGTTGGCTTTGCTGCAGATGCAACCTTGA